One part of the Peptococcaceae bacterium 1198_IL3148 genome encodes these proteins:
- the rho gene encoding transcription termination factor Rho, which translates to MDVNINNLENKTMVELYKIAKALEIPSYYKFRKKELVFEILKAKTEQEGIIEAQGVLERMPDGYGFLRPFKYHPSNDDIYVSASQIRKFDLRTGDRVTGQVRRPKDNERYFALLRVEKVNGDPPETSPERLHFDGLTPLYPEKRFTLETQPHKIGTRIIDLISPLGKGQRGLIVAPPKAGKTFLLKEIANSITQNHPEVELIVLLIDERPEEVTDIERSVKGEVVSSTFDEPPENHVKVADMVLERAKRLVEHKRDVVILMDSITRLARAHNLVVPPSGRTLSGGVDPASLHRPKRFFGAARNVEEGGSLTILATALVETGSRMDEVIFEEFKGTGNMELVLDRRLSERRLFPAIDVQRSGTRREEALLTKDELEWVWGFRRAFSNAASWEALESIMERLKNTKTNKEMVTTVMEQRRRAKALVPKRPPTRVTTTNQE; encoded by the coding sequence ATGGATGTAAATATTAATAATTTAGAAAACAAGACCATGGTGGAGCTGTATAAAATAGCCAAGGCCTTGGAAATTCCCTCTTATTACAAATTCCGCAAAAAAGAACTGGTTTTTGAAATTCTCAAAGCTAAAACAGAGCAAGAGGGCATCATTGAAGCCCAAGGGGTGCTAGAAAGAATGCCCGATGGCTACGGTTTTTTAAGACCCTTCAAATACCACCCCAGTAACGACGATATCTACGTTTCGGCATCCCAAATTCGAAAATTCGATCTACGCACCGGAGACCGGGTGACTGGCCAGGTGCGGCGGCCCAAAGACAACGAAAGATATTTTGCCTTATTGCGAGTGGAAAAGGTTAACGGTGATCCCCCAGAAACTTCACCAGAAAGACTACACTTTGATGGCTTAACTCCTCTTTACCCAGAAAAGAGATTTACCCTAGAGACCCAACCCCATAAAATTGGCACCCGAATTATCGACTTAATATCTCCCTTAGGCAAAGGACAGCGGGGCTTAATTGTGGCTCCCCCTAAGGCTGGTAAAACCTTTTTGCTAAAGGAAATTGCCAACAGCATTACCCAAAACCACCCGGAAGTGGAATTAATCGTGTTGTTAATTGACGAACGGCCGGAAGAAGTGACAGATATTGAGCGCTCCGTAAAAGGGGAAGTGGTCAGTTCCACCTTCGATGAGCCACCGGAAAACCATGTTAAAGTGGCCGATATGGTGCTGGAGCGGGCTAAACGGTTGGTTGAACACAAGCGGGATGTGGTGATTTTGATGGACAGTATCACCCGCTTGGCCCGGGCCCACAACCTGGTGGTGCCGCCCAGTGGCAGAACGCTGTCTGGTGGTGTCGACCCGGCATCACTACATCGGCCCAAAAGATTCTTTGGTGCAGCCCGCAATGTGGAAGAGGGCGGCAGCTTGACCATTTTGGCCACCGCACTGGTGGAGACCGGCAGCCGCATGGACGAAGTGATTTTTGAAGAGTTTAAAGGCACTGGCAATATGGAACTGGTATTGGATCGGCGTTTATCCGAGCGCAGACTGTTCCCGGCCATAGATGTACAGCGTTCCGGCACCCGACGGGAAGAAGCTTTGCTCACCAAGGACGAACTGGAATGGGTATGGGGCTTTAGACGGGCCTTCAGCAATGCCGCTTCTTGGGAAGCGTTGGAAAGTATAATGGAGCGGCTAAAAAACACCAAAACCAACAAAGAAATGGTTACCACCGTGATGGAACAACGGCGGCGGGCCAAAGCATTGGTGCCCAAACGTCCCCCCACCCGGGTAACCACCACCAACCAAGAATAG
- the fsa gene encoding fructose-6-phosphate aldolase, translated as MKLFLDTANIDEIREAYQLGVISGVTTNPSLIAKEGRDFTQVVKEITDIVDGPISAEAVSLEADQMLAEARELAQIHTNIVVKLPMTANGLKVTKACHREGIKTNVTLVFSANQALLAALAGATYVSPFVGRVDDTGHDGMELIADIMKIFENYSIETEVIAASIRHPLHVLQAAKIGADIATIPPQVLKQMINHPLTGIGIDKFLADWAKVPPAK; from the coding sequence ATGAAGCTGTTTTTGGATACTGCCAATATTGATGAAATTCGAGAAGCTTATCAGTTGGGGGTAATTTCGGGGGTGACCACCAACCCCTCATTAATTGCCAAGGAAGGTCGGGATTTTACCCAGGTGGTTAAAGAAATTACCGATATTGTGGATGGCCCCATCAGTGCCGAAGCGGTCAGCCTAGAGGCCGATCAGATGCTGGCCGAGGCCAGAGAACTGGCACAGATTCATACCAATATCGTGGTTAAACTACCAATGACAGCCAATGGACTAAAGGTAACCAAAGCCTGCCACCGAGAAGGAATTAAAACCAATGTTACGCTGGTTTTTTCTGCCAACCAGGCGCTGTTGGCGGCGTTAGCCGGGGCCACCTACGTCAGCCCCTTTGTGGGGCGGGTAGATGATACCGGCCACGATGGCATGGAACTAATTGCTGACATCATGAAGATATTTGAAAACTACAGCATTGAAACCGAAGTTATTGCCGCCAGCATCCGTCATCCCCTGCATGTGCTGCAAGCAGCCAAGATTGGCGCCGACATCGCCACCATCCCACCCCAGGTGCTAAAACAAATGATCAATCACCCCTTAACCGGTATTGGCATCGACAAGTTTTTAGCCGATTGGGCCAAGGTACCCCCGGCTAAGTAA
- a CDS encoding M23 family metallopeptidase, with protein sequence MPSKLIKNLIYVVTILLTIIVLAAPTYGQLTEMIDQGQPYGVDRVDYQIAPEPVVETKATTVKPNAVEHYRVVSGDTLWGLANKFGISVAQLAALNGLDEGSQLFMGQVIDLPGTSVKHTVKSGDTLIGICKQYQISMSQLLKANNITNPDLVQVGKTLTIPGQNAAVPTMSAGTKTNLPVLAMSWPVQGRISSEFGIRGEEGRPHQGLDIAANQGALISAPCSGEVVFSGYYGTYGNTVIIDHGDNMRTLYAHCSTLLVKNGQWVQAGNPIARVGNTGRSSGPHLHWEVTYKGVPFDPMFCINATNLPI encoded by the coding sequence ATGCCAAGCAAATTAATTAAAAATTTGATATATGTTGTTACCATATTGCTGACAATTATAGTGTTGGCAGCGCCCACCTATGGTCAATTAACCGAAATGATTGACCAGGGGCAGCCCTATGGTGTTGACCGGGTGGATTACCAAATTGCACCGGAACCGGTGGTGGAAACCAAGGCCACCACAGTAAAACCAAACGCTGTGGAGCATTACCGAGTGGTTTCGGGCGATACCCTTTGGGGGTTGGCCAATAAATTTGGCATCTCGGTGGCCCAACTGGCGGCACTGAACGGTTTGGATGAAGGAAGCCAACTGTTTATGGGACAAGTTATTGACTTGCCCGGTACCAGCGTTAAGCACACTGTCAAAAGTGGCGATACGCTAATTGGCATCTGCAAGCAGTACCAAATTTCCATGTCCCAGTTGCTAAAGGCCAACAACATTACCAACCCAGACTTGGTGCAAGTGGGAAAAACCTTAACCATTCCTGGACAAAATGCGGCGGTACCAACGATGTCTGCCGGCACCAAAACTAATTTGCCGGTGTTGGCCATGAGTTGGCCGGTGCAGGGGCGGATATCCTCTGAATTTGGTATTCGGGGAGAAGAAGGTCGTCCCCACCAAGGGCTAGATATTGCCGCTAACCAAGGGGCGTTAATTAGCGCTCCCTGTAGTGGTGAAGTGGTATTTTCCGGCTACTATGGCACCTACGGTAACACAGTAATTATTGATCATGGTGACAACATGCGCACCCTCTATGCCCACTGCTCCACACTGTTGGTGAAAAATGGCCAATGGGTGCAGGCCGGGAACCCCATAGCCCGGGTGGGCAACACCGGACGTTCCAGTGGCCCCCACCTGCATTGGGAAGTAACCTATAAAGGAGTGCCCTTCGACCCAATGTTTTGCATCAATGCCACCAATCTACCAATCTAA